A window of the Comamonas sp. Y33R10-2 genome harbors these coding sequences:
- a CDS encoding AAA family ATPase translates to MKSLRIENLKGLKDTGSIIINPITLLIGQNSYGKSSLLRSFPLFKQSSDSKIMGTVLWSGKYVDYGSFIESLNKDARNENDNEIRFTFEIETPSGLLRSNQDAKGLITIKINLHGNEYEEESYTTVIYEIYNNIIKFKFDSASNIKELIINNQDYTKITLDNYKTFKAYTILPFLFKYSDKPLNNSNSAYFNTLEKYVHHRTSNNTIRRIINDIPFSSDENIKRYLTNKNLVGEYAAPRLKNLKSTDKDFQIIKNEIIFLNLRKITETISENLTSYFVYSKYITPLRAAADRYYRIKNISIDELDPNGSNLAMFLYSKKPAEIESINNWLEESVGFKIAISPYQGHVSIHIHDETYQEKINIADTGFGISQILPILIEIWQLTHNKIRRPSIFSKSTIVVIEQPELHLHPRMQYKVGVLFCKAIRLAKLNDIDLKLILETHSKEIVDSIGKSIEDETIDHNEVGIYIVDKKQNPNVIKSKFDSDGYLVNWPYGFFNGS, encoded by the coding sequence ATGAAATCTCTAAGAATAGAAAATCTAAAAGGCTTAAAGGACACTGGATCAATAATAATTAATCCAATCACTTTATTAATAGGACAAAATAGTTATGGAAAAAGCAGCTTACTGAGAAGCTTCCCCCTATTCAAACAAAGTTCTGATTCAAAAATAATGGGAACAGTTTTATGGTCTGGCAAATATGTTGACTATGGAAGTTTTATCGAATCTTTAAATAAAGATGCTCGAAATGAAAATGACAACGAGATACGATTCACGTTTGAAATTGAAACTCCAAGCGGCCTACTAAGATCAAACCAAGATGCCAAAGGATTAATAACCATTAAAATAAATCTTCATGGTAATGAGTATGAAGAAGAAAGCTATACCACAGTTATTTATGAAATATATAACAACATAATTAAATTTAAATTTGATTCAGCATCAAATATTAAAGAGTTAATAATTAACAATCAAGACTATACTAAAATAACTTTAGACAATTATAAAACATTCAAAGCGTACACGATACTCCCATTTTTATTTAAATATAGCGACAAGCCATTAAATAATAGCAATAGCGCTTACTTCAACACGCTTGAAAAATATGTCCACCACAGGACATCAAACAATACTATAAGAAGAATTATTAATGACATCCCATTTTCAAGCGATGAAAATATCAAAAGATATTTAACGAACAAAAATTTAGTTGGAGAATACGCTGCACCTAGACTCAAAAATTTAAAATCAACCGACAAAGATTTTCAAATTATTAAAAATGAAATTATTTTTCTTAATTTAAGAAAAATTACCGAAACAATATCTGAGAACTTAACCTCTTATTTCGTCTACTCGAAATACATAACACCACTTAGAGCAGCTGCCGATCGCTATTATCGAATAAAAAATATTTCAATTGATGAATTGGACCCAAATGGTAGCAATCTAGCGATGTTTCTATACTCAAAAAAACCAGCTGAGATAGAATCAATAAATAATTGGCTAGAAGAATCTGTCGGTTTTAAAATTGCTATATCTCCATACCAAGGACATGTATCAATTCATATACATGATGAAACTTATCAAGAAAAAATTAATATTGCAGACACTGGCTTTGGAATATCTCAAATATTACCAATCCTTATTGAAATATGGCAATTAACTCATAATAAAATTAGACGCCCATCTATATTCTCCAAAAGTACCATCGTTGTTATTGAACAGCCCGAGCTTCATCTTCACCCAAGAATGCAATACAAAGTTGGAGTATTATTTTGCAAAGCAATTCGCTTAGCGAAATTAAATGATATTGATTTAAAACTCATACTAGAAACTCACAGCAAAGAAATTGTAGACTCTATCGGAAAATCAATCGAAGATGAGACTATCGATCACAATGAAGTTGGGATTTATATAGTTGATAAAAAGCAAAATCCAAATGTAATTAAGTCGAAATTTGATAGTGATGGATATCTAGTTAATTGGCCTTATGGTTTTTTTAATGGATCTTAA
- a CDS encoding Fic family protein, whose translation MSIEITPYTANLSADEASLLQKIGDAGALGVSVAQLLAQLPQLSRRTMQRWLAQWVTDGYIVSLGEGRGRRYRVKPPVQSVAVPAMAAETLHSAKGVAHLKLAPDAQEVRDYIQQPLTLRKPVGYQRDLLEGYQPNHRFYLPETVRRQLHAMGRTPDAAAPAGTYSRAVLNRLLIDLSWASSQMEGNTYSRLDTRHLIEEGTAAQGKARIETQMILNHKAAIELLVDSASTLQPGEPLWSRYLLMNLHAALAENLLPNPADEGRVRQHAVDITGSVYRPISTPQVLDELLNVILGKVNQIQDPFEQAFFMMVHMPYLQPFADINKRVSRLAANAPLFRANLCPLTFVDVPADTYAQAMLGIYEMGRVEMLRDLFIWAYERSTQEYTAIRQTLAEPDPLRLTYRTLIKDTVKAVVKQPQADGVALVEQAIQAIVPPEQRAEVKALILDELRRLHEGVLARYGLRPSELKAWQQ comes from the coding sequence ATGTCCATAGAAATCACGCCATATACCGCAAACCTGAGTGCTGATGAGGCGTCTCTGCTTCAAAAAATAGGAGATGCAGGCGCATTGGGGGTATCTGTGGCGCAATTATTGGCGCAATTGCCACAGCTATCGCGTCGCACCATGCAGCGTTGGTTGGCGCAATGGGTGACGGATGGGTACATCGTGTCCTTGGGGGAAGGGCGAGGGCGCCGTTATCGCGTCAAGCCGCCGGTGCAGTCCGTGGCGGTGCCCGCTATGGCGGCAGAAACCTTGCATAGTGCCAAGGGCGTAGCGCATTTGAAGCTTGCCCCTGATGCCCAAGAGGTGCGCGACTACATCCAGCAGCCGCTGACGCTGCGCAAACCCGTGGGCTATCAGCGCGACTTGCTGGAGGGCTACCAGCCCAACCACCGCTTTTACCTGCCAGAGACCGTGCGCCGCCAGCTCCACGCCATGGGGCGCACCCCCGATGCAGCCGCGCCTGCGGGCACTTACAGCCGAGCTGTGCTCAACCGGCTGCTGATAGACCTGTCTTGGGCCTCCAGCCAAATGGAGGGCAATACCTACTCGCGCCTTGATACCCGCCATCTGATTGAAGAGGGCACGGCCGCGCAGGGGAAGGCCCGTATCGAGACGCAGATGATCTTGAACCATAAAGCCGCCATTGAGTTGCTGGTGGACAGTGCCAGCACCTTGCAGCCCGGCGAGCCGCTGTGGAGCCGCTACCTGCTCATGAACCTGCACGCCGCGCTGGCCGAAAACTTGCTGCCCAACCCTGCCGACGAAGGCCGGGTGCGCCAGCACGCCGTAGACATTACAGGCAGCGTGTACCGCCCCATTAGTACGCCTCAAGTGCTCGATGAGTTGCTCAACGTGATTTTGGGCAAGGTCAACCAGATACAAGACCCGTTCGAGCAGGCGTTTTTCATGATGGTGCATATGCCGTACCTGCAGCCGTTTGCGGATATCAACAAACGCGTCTCACGCTTGGCGGCCAATGCGCCGCTGTTTCGCGCCAACCTGTGCCCGTTGACCTTTGTGGATGTGCCTGCCGACACCTATGCCCAAGCCATGCTCGGTATCTATGAAATGGGCCGGGTGGAGATGCTGCGCGACCTGTTTATCTGGGCCTATGAGCGCAGCACGCAGGAATACACAGCCATTCGCCAAACCTTGGCCGAACCTGATCCATTGCGGCTGACGTACCGCACCCTCATCAAAGACACCGTAAAAGCCGTAGTCAAACAGCCCCAAGCTGATGGGGTTGCGCTAGTTGAGCAAGCGATACAAGCCATTGTTCCACCCGAACAGCGCGCAGAAGTCAAAGCGCTGATCTTGGATGAGCTGCGCCGCTTGCACGAAGGCGTGCTGGCCCGCTATGGCTTGCGGCCTAGCGAGTTGAAGGCTTGGCAGCAGTAG